Proteins encoded within one genomic window of Triticum aestivum cultivar Chinese Spring chromosome 2D, IWGSC CS RefSeq v2.1, whole genome shotgun sequence:
- the LOC123055102 gene encoding uncharacterized protein isoform X2 yields MRVAVVGGGVSGLAAAHELAASGGDGVRVTLYEEEASLGGHARTVAVDDGAGCVKLDLGFMVFNQVTYSHMMEWLEGLGVEMERSDMSFSVSSQSKGGGGGCEWGNGNGISSLLAQKTNILKPSFWRMVCEILKFKNDALTYLEDHEHNPDLDRKETLGQFIQSHGYSLSFQEAYLIPVCTGMWSCSSQDVLSLSAFLVLSFCRNHGLVQLFRHSQLPTVKPRSQSYVNKVKGELESIGCRIKTSCQVKSISSIDGAGYRVLEKDGSEETYDSVILGVHAPNALKVLGIEATHHERRILGACQYVHRDIYLHCDQNLMPRNTSAWSAWNFLGTTSRGFSVTYWLNQIQKIESVRPFLVSLNPPCVPDHVLLKWNTSLPVPSVAAAKAYLQLDQIQGKRGIWFCGVYNGHGFHEDGLKSGKAAAQGLLGKKCEVLLNPKQMIPSWTEAGARLLVTRFFNQYISIGNLILVEEGGSVFSFGKACDKCCVKSVIQVHDPLFYWKVAIEGGMGLAEAYIDGCYSVLDKREGLLNLILILIANRDERRNRRIARKGFWLSPFHVIAQLAYAKHFLRQTSRKNTATQTRRNISQHYDLSNDFFSLFLDKSMTYSCAVFKDNESLEAAQQRKLSLLINKAKVKRGHHVLDIGSGWGSLALETVKQTGCKYTGVTLSAEQHKYAERKVREAGLEDRINFLLCDYRKIPPFKYDAIISCGMIEHVGHEYMNEFFACCESYLAEDGILVLQFISVPEERYEQYRKRPDFIKEYIFPGGCLPSLARIMSAMTTSSRFCIEHVENIGPNYYTTLMHWRDNFMANKDEVLALGFDERFLRIWEYYLIFSAAGFKSRALGDYQVVFSRPGNRRLAQP; encoded by the exons ATGAGGGTGGCGGTGGTTGGTGGCGGCGTgagtgggctggcggcggcgcacGAGCTTGCCGCCAGCGGCGGAGACGGCGTGCGCGTGACCCTGTACGAGGAGGAGGCCTCCCTCGGGGGGCACGCCAGGACGGTGGCCGTCGATGACGGCGCCGGCTGCGTCAAGCTCGACCTCGGCTTCATGGTCTTCAACCAG GTAACATATTCCCACATGATGGAGTGGTTAGAAGGGCTCGGTGTTGAGATGGAGAGGTCGGACATGTCTTTCTCAGTGAGCTCACAATCTAAAGGAGGCGGCGGAGGATGTGAGTGGGGAAATGGCAACGGTATATCGAGCCTCTTGGCGCAAAAAACCAACATACTGAAACCCAGTTTTTGGCGCATGGTCTGTGAGATACTCAAGTTCAAGAATGATGCTCTGAC GTACCTGGAGGACCATGAACATAACCCTGATCTGGACCGTAAAGAGACACTGGGGCAGTTCATTCAGTCGCATGGATATTCCCTATCGTTTCAAGAGGCTTATCTT ATTCCAGTCTGCACAGGCATGTGGTCATGTTCATCACAAGATGTTTTGAGCTTGTCTGCTTTCTTGGTGCTGTCATTTTGCCGTAACCATGGCCTTGTTCAG CTGTTTCGTCACTCCCAGTTGCCAACTGTCAAGCCTCGTTCGCAGTCCTATGTAAACAAG GTAAAAGGAGAATTGGAGAGCATTGGCTGTCGAATTAAAACTAGCTGCCAGGTCAAATCTATTTCTAGTATTGATGGAG CTGGCTACAGagtcttggagaaggatggttcagaGGAAACATATGACAGTGTCATCCTTGGGGTCCATGCACCCAATGCTCTCAAAGTACTAGGAATTGAAGCTACACATCACGAACGGAGAATTCTAGGTGCTTGTCAGTATGTCCACAG GGATATATACCTCCACTGCGATCAAAATCTGATGCCCCGAAATACGTCGGCATGGAGCGCTTGGAATTTCCTGGGGACAACTAGCAGGGGTTTCTCTGTTACTTACTGGCTAAACCAAATTCAG AAAATTGAATCTGTCAGGCCTTTCCTGGTGTCACTCAACCCCCCTTGTGTTCCGGATCATGTGCTGCTTAAATGGAATACAAGCCTTCCTGTTCCATCTGTGGCCGCGGCAAAGGCTTATCTTCAGCTTGATCAGATCCAGGGAAAGAGGGGAATATGGTTCTGTGGGGTATATAACG GTCATGGCTTCCACGAAGACGGGTTGAAG TCCGGGAAAGCAGCAGCTCAAGGTTTGCTTGGAAAGAAATGTGAGGTTCTGCTGAACCCAAAGCAGATGATTCCATCATGGACCGAGGCTGGGGCACGCCTTCTAGTTACAAGATTTTTCAACCAATACATATCCATTGGTAACTTGAT ATTGGTCGAAGAAGGAGGTAGTGTGTTCAGCTTTGGTAAAGCTTGCGACAAATGCTGTGTAAAATCTGTCATCCAAGTTCATGACCCCTTGTTCTATTGGAAG GTTGCAATAGAAGGAGGCATGGGCTTGGCAGAAGCCTATATTGATGGTTGTTACTCTGTTCTTGACAAGAGAGAAGGCCTTCTGAATCTTATCCTG ATTCTCATTGCTAACAGAGACGAGCGTAGGAACCGCCGCATTGCCAGAAAAGG GTTTTGGTTGTCACCCTTCCATGTAATAGCTCAATTGGCATATGCTAAACACTTTTTGCGCCAGACCTCGAGGAAGAACACTGCGACACAAACTCGTCGAAACATCTCTCAGCACTATGATCTT AGTAATGACTTTTTCTCGCTTTTTCTGGATAAATCGATGACTTACTCTTGTGCAGTTTTCAAG GATAATGAAAGCTTAGAAGCAGCCCAGCAACGTAAACTTAGCCTTCTAATCAACAAG GCTAAAGTCAAGAGGGGGCATCATGTTCTTGATATCGGTAGCGGCTGGGGAAGTTTGGCACTAGAAACAGTTAAGCAAACTGGCTGCAAATACACTGGAGTCACTTTGTCGGCGGAGCAGCATAAATACGCTGAGAGAAAAGTAAGAGAAGCTGGCTTAGAG GACCGCATAAATTTTCTGCTGTGCGACTACCGCAAAATACCACCTTTTAAGTATGACGCAATCATAAGCTG CGGTATGATTGAACATGTTGGCCATGAATACATGAACGAATTTTTTGCTTGCTGTGAGTCTTACTTGGCTGAAGATGGGATATTGGTCCTCCAG TTCATCTCAGTTCCAGAGGAACGGTACGAGCAATACAGAAAAAGGCCAGATTTCATAAAAGAGTACATATTCCCTGGTGGTTGCCTTCCTTCTTTGGCCCGTATAATGTCTGCCATGACCACGTCATCAAGGTTCTG CATAGAGCATGTCGAGAATATTGGGCCCAATTACTACACAACTCTGATGCACTGGAGGGACAACTTCATGGCCAACAAAGA TGAAGTTTTGGCCCTGGGCTTTGATGAAAGGTTCCTCCGTATATGGGAGTACTACCTCATATTCTCTGCGGCTGGTTTCAAGTCACGAGCACTTGGAGATTACCAG GTTGTTTTCTCTCGTCCAGGCAACCGTCGGCTAGCCCAGCCTTGA
- the LOC123055102 gene encoding uncharacterized protein isoform X1: protein MRVAVVGGGVSGLAAAHELAASGGDGVRVTLYEEEASLGGHARTVAVDDGAGCVKLDLGFMVFNQVTYSHMMEWLEGLGVEMERSDMSFSVSSQSKGGGGGCEWGNGNGISSLLAQKTNILKPSFWRMVCEILKFKNDALTYLEDHEHNPDLDRKETLGQFIQSHGYSLSFQEAYLIPVCTGMWSCSSQDVLSLSAFLVLSFCRNHGLVQLFRHSQLPTVKPRSQSYVNKVKGELESIGCRIKTSCQVKSISSIDGAAGYRVLEKDGSEETYDSVILGVHAPNALKVLGIEATHHERRILGACQYVHRDIYLHCDQNLMPRNTSAWSAWNFLGTTSRGFSVTYWLNQIQKIESVRPFLVSLNPPCVPDHVLLKWNTSLPVPSVAAAKAYLQLDQIQGKRGIWFCGVYNGHGFHEDGLKSGKAAAQGLLGKKCEVLLNPKQMIPSWTEAGARLLVTRFFNQYISIGNLILVEEGGSVFSFGKACDKCCVKSVIQVHDPLFYWKVAIEGGMGLAEAYIDGCYSVLDKREGLLNLILILIANRDERRNRRIARKGFWLSPFHVIAQLAYAKHFLRQTSRKNTATQTRRNISQHYDLSNDFFSLFLDKSMTYSCAVFKDNESLEAAQQRKLSLLINKAKVKRGHHVLDIGSGWGSLALETVKQTGCKYTGVTLSAEQHKYAERKVREAGLEDRINFLLCDYRKIPPFKYDAIISCGMIEHVGHEYMNEFFACCESYLAEDGILVLQFISVPEERYEQYRKRPDFIKEYIFPGGCLPSLARIMSAMTTSSRFCIEHVENIGPNYYTTLMHWRDNFMANKDEVLALGFDERFLRIWEYYLIFSAAGFKSRALGDYQVVFSRPGNRRLAQP, encoded by the exons ATGAGGGTGGCGGTGGTTGGTGGCGGCGTgagtgggctggcggcggcgcacGAGCTTGCCGCCAGCGGCGGAGACGGCGTGCGCGTGACCCTGTACGAGGAGGAGGCCTCCCTCGGGGGGCACGCCAGGACGGTGGCCGTCGATGACGGCGCCGGCTGCGTCAAGCTCGACCTCGGCTTCATGGTCTTCAACCAG GTAACATATTCCCACATGATGGAGTGGTTAGAAGGGCTCGGTGTTGAGATGGAGAGGTCGGACATGTCTTTCTCAGTGAGCTCACAATCTAAAGGAGGCGGCGGAGGATGTGAGTGGGGAAATGGCAACGGTATATCGAGCCTCTTGGCGCAAAAAACCAACATACTGAAACCCAGTTTTTGGCGCATGGTCTGTGAGATACTCAAGTTCAAGAATGATGCTCTGAC GTACCTGGAGGACCATGAACATAACCCTGATCTGGACCGTAAAGAGACACTGGGGCAGTTCATTCAGTCGCATGGATATTCCCTATCGTTTCAAGAGGCTTATCTT ATTCCAGTCTGCACAGGCATGTGGTCATGTTCATCACAAGATGTTTTGAGCTTGTCTGCTTTCTTGGTGCTGTCATTTTGCCGTAACCATGGCCTTGTTCAG CTGTTTCGTCACTCCCAGTTGCCAACTGTCAAGCCTCGTTCGCAGTCCTATGTAAACAAG GTAAAAGGAGAATTGGAGAGCATTGGCTGTCGAATTAAAACTAGCTGCCAGGTCAAATCTATTTCTAGTATTGATGGAG CAGCTGGCTACAGagtcttggagaaggatggttcagaGGAAACATATGACAGTGTCATCCTTGGGGTCCATGCACCCAATGCTCTCAAAGTACTAGGAATTGAAGCTACACATCACGAACGGAGAATTCTAGGTGCTTGTCAGTATGTCCACAG GGATATATACCTCCACTGCGATCAAAATCTGATGCCCCGAAATACGTCGGCATGGAGCGCTTGGAATTTCCTGGGGACAACTAGCAGGGGTTTCTCTGTTACTTACTGGCTAAACCAAATTCAG AAAATTGAATCTGTCAGGCCTTTCCTGGTGTCACTCAACCCCCCTTGTGTTCCGGATCATGTGCTGCTTAAATGGAATACAAGCCTTCCTGTTCCATCTGTGGCCGCGGCAAAGGCTTATCTTCAGCTTGATCAGATCCAGGGAAAGAGGGGAATATGGTTCTGTGGGGTATATAACG GTCATGGCTTCCACGAAGACGGGTTGAAG TCCGGGAAAGCAGCAGCTCAAGGTTTGCTTGGAAAGAAATGTGAGGTTCTGCTGAACCCAAAGCAGATGATTCCATCATGGACCGAGGCTGGGGCACGCCTTCTAGTTACAAGATTTTTCAACCAATACATATCCATTGGTAACTTGAT ATTGGTCGAAGAAGGAGGTAGTGTGTTCAGCTTTGGTAAAGCTTGCGACAAATGCTGTGTAAAATCTGTCATCCAAGTTCATGACCCCTTGTTCTATTGGAAG GTTGCAATAGAAGGAGGCATGGGCTTGGCAGAAGCCTATATTGATGGTTGTTACTCTGTTCTTGACAAGAGAGAAGGCCTTCTGAATCTTATCCTG ATTCTCATTGCTAACAGAGACGAGCGTAGGAACCGCCGCATTGCCAGAAAAGG GTTTTGGTTGTCACCCTTCCATGTAATAGCTCAATTGGCATATGCTAAACACTTTTTGCGCCAGACCTCGAGGAAGAACACTGCGACACAAACTCGTCGAAACATCTCTCAGCACTATGATCTT AGTAATGACTTTTTCTCGCTTTTTCTGGATAAATCGATGACTTACTCTTGTGCAGTTTTCAAG GATAATGAAAGCTTAGAAGCAGCCCAGCAACGTAAACTTAGCCTTCTAATCAACAAG GCTAAAGTCAAGAGGGGGCATCATGTTCTTGATATCGGTAGCGGCTGGGGAAGTTTGGCACTAGAAACAGTTAAGCAAACTGGCTGCAAATACACTGGAGTCACTTTGTCGGCGGAGCAGCATAAATACGCTGAGAGAAAAGTAAGAGAAGCTGGCTTAGAG GACCGCATAAATTTTCTGCTGTGCGACTACCGCAAAATACCACCTTTTAAGTATGACGCAATCATAAGCTG CGGTATGATTGAACATGTTGGCCATGAATACATGAACGAATTTTTTGCTTGCTGTGAGTCTTACTTGGCTGAAGATGGGATATTGGTCCTCCAG TTCATCTCAGTTCCAGAGGAACGGTACGAGCAATACAGAAAAAGGCCAGATTTCATAAAAGAGTACATATTCCCTGGTGGTTGCCTTCCTTCTTTGGCCCGTATAATGTCTGCCATGACCACGTCATCAAGGTTCTG CATAGAGCATGTCGAGAATATTGGGCCCAATTACTACACAACTCTGATGCACTGGAGGGACAACTTCATGGCCAACAAAGA TGAAGTTTTGGCCCTGGGCTTTGATGAAAGGTTCCTCCGTATATGGGAGTACTACCTCATATTCTCTGCGGCTGGTTTCAAGTCACGAGCACTTGGAGATTACCAG GTTGTTTTCTCTCGTCCAGGCAACCGTCGGCTAGCCCAGCCTTGA
- the LOC123055102 gene encoding uncharacterized protein isoform X3, translating to MMEWLEGLGVEMERSDMSFSVSSQSKGGGGGCEWGNGNGISSLLAQKTNILKPSFWRMVCEILKFKNDALTYLEDHEHNPDLDRKETLGQFIQSHGYSLSFQEAYLIPVCTGMWSCSSQDVLSLSAFLVLSFCRNHGLVQLFRHSQLPTVKPRSQSYVNKVKGELESIGCRIKTSCQVKSISSIDGAAGYRVLEKDGSEETYDSVILGVHAPNALKVLGIEATHHERRILGACQYVHRDIYLHCDQNLMPRNTSAWSAWNFLGTTSRGFSVTYWLNQIQKIESVRPFLVSLNPPCVPDHVLLKWNTSLPVPSVAAAKAYLQLDQIQGKRGIWFCGVYNGHGFHEDGLKSGKAAAQGLLGKKCEVLLNPKQMIPSWTEAGARLLVTRFFNQYISIGNLILVEEGGSVFSFGKACDKCCVKSVIQVHDPLFYWKVAIEGGMGLAEAYIDGCYSVLDKREGLLNLILILIANRDERRNRRIARKGFWLSPFHVIAQLAYAKHFLRQTSRKNTATQTRRNISQHYDLSNDFFSLFLDKSMTYSCAVFKDNESLEAAQQRKLSLLINKAKVKRGHHVLDIGSGWGSLALETVKQTGCKYTGVTLSAEQHKYAERKVREAGLEDRINFLLCDYRKIPPFKYDAIISCGMIEHVGHEYMNEFFACCESYLAEDGILVLQFISVPEERYEQYRKRPDFIKEYIFPGGCLPSLARIMSAMTTSSRFCIEHVENIGPNYYTTLMHWRDNFMANKDEVLALGFDERFLRIWEYYLIFSAAGFKSRALGDYQVVFSRPGNRRLAQP from the exons ATGATGGAGTGGTTAGAAGGGCTCGGTGTTGAGATGGAGAGGTCGGACATGTCTTTCTCAGTGAGCTCACAATCTAAAGGAGGCGGCGGAGGATGTGAGTGGGGAAATGGCAACGGTATATCGAGCCTCTTGGCGCAAAAAACCAACATACTGAAACCCAGTTTTTGGCGCATGGTCTGTGAGATACTCAAGTTCAAGAATGATGCTCTGAC GTACCTGGAGGACCATGAACATAACCCTGATCTGGACCGTAAAGAGACACTGGGGCAGTTCATTCAGTCGCATGGATATTCCCTATCGTTTCAAGAGGCTTATCTT ATTCCAGTCTGCACAGGCATGTGGTCATGTTCATCACAAGATGTTTTGAGCTTGTCTGCTTTCTTGGTGCTGTCATTTTGCCGTAACCATGGCCTTGTTCAG CTGTTTCGTCACTCCCAGTTGCCAACTGTCAAGCCTCGTTCGCAGTCCTATGTAAACAAG GTAAAAGGAGAATTGGAGAGCATTGGCTGTCGAATTAAAACTAGCTGCCAGGTCAAATCTATTTCTAGTATTGATGGAG CAGCTGGCTACAGagtcttggagaaggatggttcagaGGAAACATATGACAGTGTCATCCTTGGGGTCCATGCACCCAATGCTCTCAAAGTACTAGGAATTGAAGCTACACATCACGAACGGAGAATTCTAGGTGCTTGTCAGTATGTCCACAG GGATATATACCTCCACTGCGATCAAAATCTGATGCCCCGAAATACGTCGGCATGGAGCGCTTGGAATTTCCTGGGGACAACTAGCAGGGGTTTCTCTGTTACTTACTGGCTAAACCAAATTCAG AAAATTGAATCTGTCAGGCCTTTCCTGGTGTCACTCAACCCCCCTTGTGTTCCGGATCATGTGCTGCTTAAATGGAATACAAGCCTTCCTGTTCCATCTGTGGCCGCGGCAAAGGCTTATCTTCAGCTTGATCAGATCCAGGGAAAGAGGGGAATATGGTTCTGTGGGGTATATAACG GTCATGGCTTCCACGAAGACGGGTTGAAG TCCGGGAAAGCAGCAGCTCAAGGTTTGCTTGGAAAGAAATGTGAGGTTCTGCTGAACCCAAAGCAGATGATTCCATCATGGACCGAGGCTGGGGCACGCCTTCTAGTTACAAGATTTTTCAACCAATACATATCCATTGGTAACTTGAT ATTGGTCGAAGAAGGAGGTAGTGTGTTCAGCTTTGGTAAAGCTTGCGACAAATGCTGTGTAAAATCTGTCATCCAAGTTCATGACCCCTTGTTCTATTGGAAG GTTGCAATAGAAGGAGGCATGGGCTTGGCAGAAGCCTATATTGATGGTTGTTACTCTGTTCTTGACAAGAGAGAAGGCCTTCTGAATCTTATCCTG ATTCTCATTGCTAACAGAGACGAGCGTAGGAACCGCCGCATTGCCAGAAAAGG GTTTTGGTTGTCACCCTTCCATGTAATAGCTCAATTGGCATATGCTAAACACTTTTTGCGCCAGACCTCGAGGAAGAACACTGCGACACAAACTCGTCGAAACATCTCTCAGCACTATGATCTT AGTAATGACTTTTTCTCGCTTTTTCTGGATAAATCGATGACTTACTCTTGTGCAGTTTTCAAG GATAATGAAAGCTTAGAAGCAGCCCAGCAACGTAAACTTAGCCTTCTAATCAACAAG GCTAAAGTCAAGAGGGGGCATCATGTTCTTGATATCGGTAGCGGCTGGGGAAGTTTGGCACTAGAAACAGTTAAGCAAACTGGCTGCAAATACACTGGAGTCACTTTGTCGGCGGAGCAGCATAAATACGCTGAGAGAAAAGTAAGAGAAGCTGGCTTAGAG GACCGCATAAATTTTCTGCTGTGCGACTACCGCAAAATACCACCTTTTAAGTATGACGCAATCATAAGCTG CGGTATGATTGAACATGTTGGCCATGAATACATGAACGAATTTTTTGCTTGCTGTGAGTCTTACTTGGCTGAAGATGGGATATTGGTCCTCCAG TTCATCTCAGTTCCAGAGGAACGGTACGAGCAATACAGAAAAAGGCCAGATTTCATAAAAGAGTACATATTCCCTGGTGGTTGCCTTCCTTCTTTGGCCCGTATAATGTCTGCCATGACCACGTCATCAAGGTTCTG CATAGAGCATGTCGAGAATATTGGGCCCAATTACTACACAACTCTGATGCACTGGAGGGACAACTTCATGGCCAACAAAGA TGAAGTTTTGGCCCTGGGCTTTGATGAAAGGTTCCTCCGTATATGGGAGTACTACCTCATATTCTCTGCGGCTGGTTTCAAGTCACGAGCACTTGGAGATTACCAG GTTGTTTTCTCTCGTCCAGGCAACCGTCGGCTAGCCCAGCCTTGA
- the LOC123055104 gene encoding uncharacterized protein has product MQPMEGVLVTLASYGATMLAEMAKDKVAMLTRVSGEIDDLGVNLMDLKNFLASANRRNITDESMRAWVEELKRAVHDDVTDILDRCRLKVTE; this is encoded by the coding sequence ATGCAACCCATGGAGGGGGTTCTGGTTACTTTGGCATCCTACGGCGCCACCATGCTCGCCGAGATGGCCAAAGATAAGGTGGCCATGTTGACCAGGGTCTCCGGCGAGATCGACGATCTTGGCGTCAACCTCATGGACCTCAAGAACTTCCTTGCCAGTGCTAATAGGAGGAACATCACCGATGAGAGCATGCGGGCGTGGGTGGAGGAACTGAAGCGTGCCGTGCACGACGACGTCACTGACATCCTCGACCGGTGTCGGCTCAAGGTCACGGAGTAG